Proteins encoded by one window of Sorangium aterium:
- a CDS encoding sigma 54-interacting transcriptional regulator, with protein MSGGLESSTLSVSRGPGAPAGGRSSPFLFLVLESHRPLAPPARIALHEVDEVTIGRGAARKIEPTRDGSIRRLDLRLDDPWLSSRHARIVRLLGRWVVEDSGSKNGSLVNGAPLQHAQLEDGDLIELGRTFFVFRDALPHPAGAPALLEGAPDAAPAPGLASLLPALLDAFEQLAVVARSAIPVLLQGETGTGKEVIARAIHALSGRAGDLVAVNCGALPRELVEGELFGHRKGAFSGATEDRPGLVRSADRGTLFLDEIGDLPAAAQAALLRVLQEQEVRPVGATRPVRVDLRVLAATHRPLQRLAALGEFRADLLARLSGYVIELPPLRARREDLGLILGELLGRAAAERAAGMQIHPDAARAMLMYRWPANVRELAQCVTTAAVLAQGGAIEPRHLPDEVARAAGRDGGDSGDEGEGEGESDAQGEGDAGGEGDARRAELVALLVEHRGNVTAVARAMGKARMQIQRWLKRYRIDPEQFRR; from the coding sequence GTGTCAGGCGGGCTCGAGAGCAGCACCCTCTCCGTGAGCAGGGGGCCGGGGGCCCCGGCTGGAGGGCGCAGCAGCCCGTTCCTGTTCCTCGTCCTGGAGAGCCACCGGCCGCTCGCGCCGCCGGCGCGCATCGCGCTCCACGAGGTGGACGAGGTGACGATCGGGCGCGGCGCGGCCCGGAAGATCGAGCCCACGCGGGACGGCTCGATCCGGCGGCTCGACCTCCGCCTCGACGATCCGTGGCTCTCCTCGAGGCACGCGCGCATCGTCCGGCTCCTCGGCCGCTGGGTGGTCGAGGACAGCGGCTCGAAGAACGGCAGCCTCGTCAACGGGGCCCCGCTCCAGCACGCGCAGCTCGAAGACGGCGACCTCATCGAGCTCGGCCGCACCTTCTTCGTCTTTCGCGACGCCCTGCCGCACCCGGCCGGCGCTCCGGCGCTCCTCGAGGGCGCGCCCGATGCGGCGCCGGCGCCCGGCCTCGCCTCGCTCCTGCCTGCGCTGCTCGACGCGTTCGAGCAGCTCGCGGTCGTGGCGCGCTCCGCGATCCCGGTCCTGCTCCAGGGGGAGACGGGCACGGGCAAGGAGGTGATTGCGCGCGCGATCCACGCGCTGTCGGGGCGGGCGGGCGATCTCGTGGCCGTCAATTGCGGCGCGCTGCCCCGCGAGCTCGTCGAAGGGGAGCTGTTCGGGCACCGGAAGGGCGCGTTCTCAGGCGCCACGGAGGACCGCCCGGGGCTCGTGCGCAGCGCCGACCGCGGGACGCTCTTCCTCGACGAGATCGGCGACCTGCCCGCGGCGGCGCAGGCCGCCCTGCTGCGCGTGCTGCAGGAGCAGGAGGTGCGCCCCGTGGGCGCGACGCGACCCGTCCGCGTGGACCTGCGCGTGCTCGCGGCGACGCACCGCCCCCTCCAGCGCCTCGCTGCGCTGGGCGAGTTCCGCGCCGACCTGCTCGCGCGGCTCTCGGGGTACGTCATCGAGCTGCCGCCGCTCCGCGCTCGCCGCGAGGACCTGGGTCTGATCCTCGGGGAGCTCCTTGGGCGCGCGGCGGCGGAGCGCGCGGCGGGCATGCAGATCCACCCGGACGCGGCGCGCGCGATGCTGATGTACCGGTGGCCCGCCAACGTGCGCGAGCTGGCGCAGTGCGTGACGACCGCGGCCGTGCTGGCGCAGGGCGGCGCGATCGAGCCCCGGCACCTGCCCGACGAGGTCGCGCGCGCGGCAGGCCGCGACGGCGGCGACAGCGGGGACGAGGGGGAGGGCGAAGGCGAGAGCGACGCGCAGGGAGAGGGCGACGCGGGTGGGGAGGGCGACGCGCGCCGGGCGGAGCTCGTGGCGCTGCTCGTCGAGCACCGGGGGAACGTCACCGCGGTGGCGCGCGCCATGGGCAAGGCCCGGATGCAGATCCAGCGCTGGCTGAAGCGATACCGGATCGACCCCGAGCAGTTCCGGCGCTAG
- a CDS encoding serine/threonine-protein kinase, whose product MVRGTLIADRYRVARRLGAGAMGAVYEAVDIETDRRRALKVMHAHTIERADLRRRFALEARVAGRVDSPFLVDVVDAGVDRATSTPFLVMELLEGETLAQRLARKGRCSPADALRWLGQAALGLDKMHRLGIIHRDLKPSNLFLERREHEAPRLKILDLGVAKVLDAGAGLESTAAAGTPVYMAPEQLRGGKLTPAADIHALGMIAFTLLVGSAYWQDEAARSQDPIAFALAASSGPVEPATARAARRGVSLPPAIDAWFARATAADPAARFASAVAAVEALAGALGEPGAALPLEAIWSAPQASAEGRERAPVPDAGDDGGTRTLEEREGGTRTIGEGEGAMAGRDGATRTVSVAPGAIPIAPGAIPIAPGAIPIAPGAIPIAPGAIPIAPGAVPIAPGAASIAPGAVPATPHRPRGRARWQIGLGGAAAALGAFALAAALEAPPGAPPEAASPRTTPRSPLDAPDAVLACPVLDAAGVDAPSGWLGAAAAATVCERARILLGGSPARTLVPAELLSLPHPPVDRFPVDPYAAPEARARSVEAARRRAAAHIDGEVVRDGAAFRVALRLHGPDGAEITRAQGAGRALFEAVREAMTPMVQAGHLPRAARLDPVVAEFSRAGDVDGALALLDLSMAMVHNAGGLAEECARVEAQGGALAEMGPGERYRCAFVLGLPASAIALPPAEATSPGAFAARARIDQLAHRVDDPALAAELVRRFEQEPSSWGRSTLASTASCLLQPFDAGRAAELSLLSVQIEPKNPTGEFCAPWVQLATVTRGTASAESALRAMQAWAPWDGYAWLLEEPLPDDAGRALAFARRAHALSPLDAYVADVLAGRLLAIGARGIALALAAGGYPSQRVESELLLLRVEASEARFGAALARATRAMIPSAEDAGWVRVQRLEIAWRALEIGLILGRAGEVADRAVERFLDPEPTPLDGAHHIDVPLRVAALCAHATAAASRRCFARLRALRPRLSGGILPGTDAFIDGAERVARADHAGAARAWRPLLRDPGPFAAVMADAMAAAFERTGEAELVERLEKAVPGGERHLGGASLATVRAARRAARRGKVDEARALARQVIEAWAIADEPVPALDDMRRIAGPR is encoded by the coding sequence TTGGTCCGAGGGACGCTCATCGCCGATCGCTACCGCGTCGCGCGGCGCCTCGGCGCGGGCGCGATGGGCGCCGTGTACGAGGCCGTCGACATCGAGACCGACCGCCGGCGCGCGCTCAAGGTGATGCACGCGCACACGATCGAGCGCGCCGATCTCCGGCGGCGGTTCGCGCTGGAGGCGCGGGTCGCGGGCCGGGTCGACAGCCCGTTCCTCGTCGACGTCGTCGACGCGGGGGTCGACCGGGCGACGTCGACGCCCTTCCTCGTGATGGAGCTCCTGGAGGGCGAGACGCTGGCCCAGCGGCTCGCGCGCAAGGGGCGCTGCTCGCCCGCCGACGCGCTCCGCTGGCTCGGGCAGGCGGCGCTCGGGCTCGACAAGATGCACCGCCTCGGGATCATCCATCGCGACCTGAAGCCCAGCAACCTCTTCCTGGAGCGGCGCGAGCACGAGGCGCCCCGCCTCAAGATCCTCGATCTCGGCGTCGCCAAGGTCCTCGACGCCGGCGCCGGCCTCGAGTCGACGGCCGCGGCGGGCACGCCGGTCTACATGGCGCCGGAGCAGCTCCGCGGCGGGAAGCTCACGCCGGCCGCCGACATCCATGCGCTGGGGATGATCGCCTTCACGCTGCTCGTCGGGAGCGCTTACTGGCAGGACGAGGCGGCGCGCAGTCAGGACCCGATCGCCTTCGCGCTGGCCGCGTCTTCCGGCCCCGTGGAGCCAGCGACGGCCCGCGCCGCGCGCCGGGGCGTCTCGCTGCCGCCCGCGATCGATGCGTGGTTCGCGCGAGCGACGGCGGCCGATCCTGCCGCGCGGTTCGCGAGCGCGGTCGCCGCGGTGGAGGCGCTGGCCGGAGCGCTGGGCGAACCCGGCGCGGCGCTTCCGCTCGAAGCGATCTGGTCCGCCCCGCAGGCGTCAGCCGAAGGGCGCGAGCGCGCGCCGGTGCCTGACGCGGGAGACGATGGCGGGACCAGGACCCTCGAGGAGCGCGAGGGCGGGACCAGGACCATCGGGGAGGGCGAGGGCGCGATGGCGGGGCGCGACGGCGCGACCAGGACCGTCTCCGTCGCGCCCGGAGCCATCCCGATCGCGCCCGGAGCCATCCCGATCGCGCCCGGAGCCATCCCGATCGCGCCCGGAGCCATCCCGATCGCTCCGGGAGCCATCCCGATCGCGCCCGGAGCCGTCCCGATCGCCCCCGGAGCCGCCTCGATCGCTCCGGGAGCCGTTCCTGCCACGCCGCATCGGCCTCGCGGGCGGGCGCGTTGGCAGATCGGGCTCGGCGGCGCCGCCGCGGCGCTGGGCGCCTTCGCGCTCGCCGCGGCGCTCGAGGCGCCGCCCGGGGCACCACCGGAGGCGGCGTCACCCCGGACCACGCCGCGCTCGCCGCTCGACGCGCCGGACGCGGTGCTCGCTTGCCCAGTACTCGATGCCGCGGGCGTCGACGCACCCTCGGGCTGGCTCGGCGCCGCCGCGGCGGCGACCGTGTGCGAGCGAGCGCGGATCCTCCTCGGCGGCAGCCCGGCGCGCACCCTGGTGCCGGCCGAGCTGCTCTCGCTCCCGCACCCGCCCGTGGATCGGTTCCCTGTCGATCCCTACGCGGCGCCGGAGGCCCGCGCGCGCTCGGTGGAGGCAGCGCGCCGCCGCGCCGCGGCGCACATCGACGGCGAGGTCGTCCGCGACGGCGCGGCCTTCCGGGTCGCCCTGCGGCTGCACGGACCGGACGGCGCGGAGATCACCCGCGCGCAGGGCGCCGGACGGGCCCTGTTCGAGGCGGTCCGCGAGGCCATGACCCCGATGGTGCAGGCAGGGCACCTCCCCAGGGCGGCGCGCCTCGACCCCGTGGTCGCCGAGTTCTCGCGGGCCGGGGACGTCGACGGGGCCCTCGCCCTGCTCGATCTCTCGATGGCGATGGTGCACAACGCCGGAGGGCTCGCCGAGGAGTGCGCCCGGGTCGAGGCGCAGGGCGGCGCGCTCGCGGAGATGGGGCCGGGAGAGCGCTACCGGTGCGCCTTCGTCCTCGGCCTGCCCGCGTCCGCGATCGCGCTCCCGCCGGCCGAGGCGACCTCGCCCGGCGCGTTCGCGGCGCGGGCGCGCATCGACCAGCTCGCCCATCGCGTGGACGACCCGGCGCTCGCCGCGGAGCTCGTGCGGCGGTTCGAGCAGGAGCCGTCGTCGTGGGGGCGGTCGACGCTGGCCTCGACCGCGTCGTGCCTGCTCCAGCCGTTCGATGCGGGCCGCGCCGCCGAGCTCTCGCTCCTCTCGGTGCAGATCGAGCCGAAGAACCCGACCGGAGAGTTCTGCGCGCCCTGGGTGCAGCTCGCCACCGTCACGCGGGGCACCGCGAGCGCGGAGAGCGCGCTGCGCGCGATGCAGGCGTGGGCGCCCTGGGACGGCTATGCATGGCTGCTCGAGGAGCCTCTGCCCGACGACGCCGGGCGGGCGCTCGCGTTCGCCCGGCGCGCTCACGCGCTGTCGCCGCTCGACGCCTACGTGGCCGACGTCCTCGCCGGCCGTCTGCTCGCGATCGGAGCGCGCGGCATCGCGCTCGCGCTCGCCGCGGGCGGATACCCGAGCCAGCGGGTCGAGAGCGAGCTCCTGCTCCTCCGGGTCGAGGCGAGCGAGGCCCGCTTCGGCGCCGCGCTCGCGCGGGCGACGCGGGCGATGATCCCCTCCGCCGAGGACGCCGGATGGGTGCGCGTCCAGCGGCTCGAGATCGCGTGGCGCGCGCTGGAGATCGGCCTGATCCTGGGCCGGGCCGGCGAGGTCGCCGATCGCGCCGTGGAGCGCTTCCTCGATCCGGAGCCGACGCCGCTCGACGGCGCCCACCACATCGACGTCCCGCTGCGGGTCGCGGCCCTCTGCGCCCACGCCACGGCGGCGGCGTCGCGGCGGTGCTTCGCGCGGCTCCGCGCGCTGCGGCCGAGGCTCTCGGGGGGCATCCTGCCGGGCACCGACGCGTTCATCGACGGCGCCGAGCGGGTCGCGCGGGCGGACCACGCCGGGGCGGCGAGGGCGTGGCGGCCGCTGCTGCGGGACCCGGGGCCGTTCGCGGCGGTGATGGCCGACGCCATGGCCGCGGCGTTCGAGCGGACGGGCGAGGCGGAGCTCGTCGAGCGGCTGGAGAAGGCCGTTCCGGGGGGCGAGCGCCACCTCGGCGGCGCGAGCCTCGCCACGGTGCGCGCCGCGCGCCGGGCCGCGCGACGAGGCAAGGTGGACGAGGCGCGCGCGCTGGCGAGGCAGGTGATCGAGGCGTGGGCCATCGCGGATGAGCCCGTGCCGGCGCTCGACGACATGCGGCGGATCGCGGGGCCGCGGTAG
- a CDS encoding DNA-binding protein — translation MLSFFRGASRGAAAFLAISITAGPLFAAGDSIRFARDQAEGTVVTVQGVVSVPSGAFAPNDEGFAIQKGDSGIYIHDALGGSYALGQKVVVTGAVANSYGQVLGIQPTAIAVTGSHPVHPAKPIDTGDVGEGSEGTLVRIQGTVVDDVFDDGAYGYRFHVDDGSGEVTVFVYTGTGIDVSGVALGDEVEITGFSGQFLDHYEVNPRVASDIEEVSGCD, via the coding sequence ATGCTCTCATTTTTCCGTGGTGCTTCCCGTGGTGCCGCCGCTTTCCTCGCGATCTCAATCACCGCTGGCCCGCTCTTCGCGGCGGGCGACTCGATTCGATTCGCGCGGGACCAGGCCGAGGGAACGGTGGTCACGGTCCAAGGCGTCGTGTCCGTTCCCTCGGGCGCGTTCGCTCCAAACGATGAGGGGTTCGCCATCCAGAAAGGGGACTCGGGGATCTACATCCACGATGCGCTGGGCGGGAGCTATGCGCTCGGGCAGAAGGTCGTCGTGACCGGCGCGGTGGCGAACAGCTACGGCCAGGTCCTCGGCATCCAGCCCACGGCAATCGCCGTCACCGGCTCGCATCCCGTTCACCCCGCCAAGCCGATCGACACGGGCGACGTGGGCGAGGGCTCCGAGGGCACGCTCGTCCGCATCCAGGGCACGGTGGTGGACGACGTGTTTGACGATGGCGCCTACGGCTATCGATTCCACGTCGACGACGGCTCGGGCGAGGTGACCGTGTTCGTCTATACCGGGACGGGCATTGACGTGAGCGGCGTCGCCCTGGGGGACGAGGTGGAGATCACGGGGTTCAGCGGCCAGTTCCTGGATCATTACGAGGTGAACCCGCGCGTCGCCTCGGACATCGAGGAGGTCTCTGGTTGCGATTGA
- a CDS encoding serine/threonine-protein kinase gives MATCPACRSVYPEDVATCPEHGGALLPDEAFSDEDAQLPPGAMLGEYRVERMLGAGTFGDVYAGEQPLIGKRVAIKVLNRRFASDPTVVSRFVGEARAVNRIRHRNIIDIFSFGVVDGRHYFIMELLDGLTLGALIRREGRLSPGRAVPILEGIADALDAAHAAGITHRDLKPENIFVAIEKGGRYFPKLLDFGVAKLADEALAHKTATGVAIGTPAYMSPEQVRGKGVDHRSDIYALGVIAHEVLTGALVFQGESMMDVMMMHLLQEPPRASEACADLPPELDAPVTAMLAKRAEDRPPSAGAAVQAFVEQVRKLGLEGLDGAGASRPRSSARVVSVGSQDVSSEAATAVVDALDPEEGSGAAGGGASGNGGSSGTLRSPGGSGAVVAGRTQPMPPGSVAPADVGRTVALAPLAEPARTAALAPLAEAVQAPRTRARRAGVLAVLLLGGAMAVAIAWLRPGGEGASTRDAAPTATTGAPPGAADVTGAPSSAVGPLGAPLAGAGATGAPSGAADPSGAPPVAGAASGLQAAPGAAADGSAPPAPAAGAASAASTTAPSGVRASHPRKYHTDLEKPAFGSFRGAP, from the coding sequence ATGGCCACCTGCCCCGCGTGTCGCTCGGTCTATCCGGAGGATGTGGCGACCTGCCCCGAGCACGGCGGCGCGCTGCTGCCGGACGAGGCCTTCTCCGACGAGGACGCGCAGCTCCCGCCGGGCGCGATGCTCGGCGAGTACCGCGTCGAGCGGATGCTCGGCGCAGGGACGTTCGGCGATGTCTACGCGGGAGAGCAGCCCCTCATCGGCAAGCGGGTCGCGATCAAGGTGCTGAACCGGCGGTTCGCGTCCGACCCGACCGTCGTCTCGCGCTTCGTCGGCGAGGCGCGCGCGGTGAACCGCATCCGGCACCGCAACATCATCGACATCTTCTCCTTCGGCGTCGTCGACGGGCGGCACTACTTCATCATGGAGCTGCTCGACGGGCTCACGCTCGGCGCGCTGATCCGGCGCGAGGGGCGCCTCTCCCCGGGCCGCGCCGTCCCGATCCTCGAGGGTATCGCCGACGCGCTCGACGCCGCGCACGCGGCGGGGATCACGCACCGCGATCTGAAACCCGAGAACATCTTCGTGGCGATCGAGAAGGGCGGTCGCTACTTCCCCAAGCTGCTCGATTTCGGCGTGGCGAAGCTCGCGGACGAGGCGCTCGCCCACAAGACGGCCACGGGGGTCGCCATCGGAACGCCCGCGTACATGTCGCCCGAGCAGGTCCGCGGCAAGGGCGTCGACCATCGCTCGGACATCTACGCCCTCGGCGTGATCGCCCACGAGGTGCTCACGGGGGCGCTCGTCTTCCAGGGCGAGTCGATGATGGACGTGATGATGATGCACCTCCTCCAGGAGCCGCCGCGGGCGTCGGAGGCCTGCGCGGATCTCCCGCCCGAGCTCGACGCCCCGGTGACGGCGATGCTTGCGAAGCGCGCCGAGGATCGCCCGCCGTCGGCGGGCGCAGCGGTCCAGGCGTTCGTCGAGCAGGTGCGCAAGCTCGGCCTCGAGGGGCTCGACGGCGCGGGCGCCTCGCGGCCCCGGAGCAGCGCGCGCGTGGTGTCCGTCGGGTCGCAGGACGTCAGCTCCGAGGCGGCGACCGCCGTGGTCGACGCGCTCGATCCGGAGGAGGGCAGCGGCGCTGCCGGAGGCGGCGCCTCCGGGAACGGCGGCTCCTCCGGCACGCTGCGCAGCCCTGGCGGGAGCGGGGCCGTCGTGGCGGGGCGGACGCAGCCCATGCCGCCGGGCTCGGTGGCGCCTGCCGATGTCGGCCGGACGGTGGCGCTCGCCCCGCTCGCCGAGCCCGCCCGGACGGCGGCGCTCGCACCGCTCGCCGAAGCCGTCCAGGCGCCGAGGACCCGTGCCCGCCGCGCCGGGGTGCTCGCGGTGCTGCTCCTTGGCGGCGCCATGGCCGTGGCGATCGCGTGGCTCCGCCCCGGCGGCGAAGGTGCCTCGACCCGCGATGCCGCCCCGACGGCGACCACGGGCGCGCCGCCCGGCGCCGCCGACGTCACGGGCGCGCCGTCCAGCGCCGTGGGCCCCCTCGGCGCGCCGCTGGCCGGCGCGGGCGCCACCGGCGCGCCGTCCGGCGCCGCGGATCCTTCGGGCGCGCCGCCCGTCGCAGGCGCCGCGTCCGGTCTCCAGGCGGCTCCGGGCGCAGCCGCGGATGGATCGGCGCCGCCCGCACCGGCCGCCGGGGCGGCCAGCGCGGCGTCGACCACGGCGCCGTCGGGCGTCCGGGCGAGCCACCCGCGCAAGTACCACACCGATCTGGAGAAGCCGGCGTTCGGCAGCTTCCGCGGAGCCCCCTGA
- a CDS encoding FG-GAP repeat domain-containing protein — protein sequence MKASHGASVVLAIAAAGCANLSLLEEDVCGNRVVEAPDEACDGQEGCGAPGSAHQCRYLCGGAEGFVCPGGYGCGADGVCRRPTGVFEELSARTMVTAMELSAGDINADGCDELVHTTLESTTITALPSQAPGLCAQAEQALPIARAASSEETSPAPILRDLTSDGQLELIVAGRGDVVAAQGGAANGLFVFSASESAAMAPTLYATTRLDSEAARLLSARLRGRDAALIFLGAAAATGGANGGGTGGEPPASAGPGRVAVMSDPAATPQTLDGDVVAPGDIAAAVAADLDGDAAADAEPCDEAIVAKRGDDRIRIYAVCGPAGSNALAALPEVQLGGGARIRDVNASLAVHDQNGDGFLDIVVNAIHGDLGEIHVAYGLGNGRFHSTPSLPSSGSPDQRTGALSLGDAELEAALADPDRIFVAGDFDADRPGPELVPLDCRPGAPFQSPVCGSIGGGCEAIAADVNADGHLDIVATETQLPDITVYTGASDGTFYTQRVATQCPPHYLAVGDFDGDRVNDIAYFDQQARPSSPQPSTRLDIAYGNAFAAPSAPAGHGRLDLASGLVAGRVLQEATGVQLFALRGLPRPPDAPVGSGSGLALIEGGRDRLIRAPFYFAAPPGAPGGMPPGPGMPPGSGASSSILPVRLLAVAGGMFATGADGEPQQRLAAITELAVEGGPGPVPEGTQLWLISVSPEGDNLRAEASGRPGEGAPPCDACVLAPIDTDGDRRDELVWLNDGELAIYAADGEKLVEAARQETAHVFKAIVEDVNPPKYAPRPLVADLDGDGQQDLLARADSGEIVALWGRAGGGFDETALVAPEPCEGDKVCAGLAVALLNADADVALEVAVAGPGRLELYDLDAGARALRRLETTFPGPPPEAGSDFVALVAGDVDGDGVDDLAVAMSSAFLKVFRGKPVLQ from the coding sequence ATGAAGGCATCTCACGGAGCGTCGGTCGTCCTGGCGATCGCGGCGGCCGGCTGCGCGAACCTCTCGCTGCTCGAGGAGGACGTCTGCGGCAACCGCGTCGTCGAGGCGCCTGACGAGGCCTGCGACGGGCAGGAAGGCTGCGGCGCGCCCGGGAGCGCGCACCAGTGCCGCTACCTCTGCGGGGGCGCCGAAGGGTTCGTGTGCCCCGGCGGCTACGGGTGCGGCGCGGACGGCGTCTGCCGGCGGCCCACGGGCGTGTTCGAGGAGCTCTCGGCGCGCACCATGGTCACGGCGATGGAGCTCTCGGCCGGCGATATCAACGCCGACGGCTGCGACGAGCTCGTGCACACGACGCTCGAGAGCACCACGATCACGGCGCTCCCGAGCCAGGCCCCTGGCCTGTGCGCGCAAGCGGAGCAGGCGCTCCCGATCGCCCGGGCGGCGTCGAGCGAGGAGACGTCACCCGCCCCGATCCTGCGCGATCTCACGAGCGACGGTCAGCTCGAGCTCATCGTCGCAGGGCGCGGGGACGTGGTCGCCGCGCAGGGGGGCGCCGCGAACGGCCTCTTCGTGTTCTCCGCCTCCGAGAGCGCGGCCATGGCCCCCACGCTCTACGCGACCACGCGCCTCGACAGCGAGGCCGCGCGCCTCCTGTCGGCGCGGCTGCGCGGCCGCGACGCCGCGCTGATCTTCCTCGGGGCAGCCGCCGCGACCGGCGGCGCGAACGGCGGCGGTACGGGCGGCGAGCCGCCGGCGAGCGCCGGCCCCGGCCGTGTCGCCGTGATGTCGGACCCGGCCGCGACGCCGCAGACGCTCGACGGCGACGTCGTGGCCCCCGGCGACATCGCGGCCGCTGTCGCCGCCGATCTGGATGGGGACGCCGCCGCGGACGCCGAGCCGTGCGACGAGGCGATCGTGGCGAAGCGGGGCGACGATCGGATCCGCATCTACGCCGTGTGCGGCCCCGCGGGCTCGAACGCGCTCGCGGCGCTGCCCGAGGTGCAGCTCGGCGGCGGCGCGAGGATCCGCGACGTCAACGCGTCGCTCGCCGTGCACGATCAGAACGGCGACGGCTTCCTCGACATCGTCGTGAACGCCATCCACGGCGATCTCGGCGAGATCCACGTCGCGTACGGCCTCGGCAACGGGCGCTTCCATTCGACCCCGAGCCTCCCGTCCTCCGGCTCGCCCGACCAGCGCACGGGCGCGCTCTCGCTCGGCGACGCGGAGCTCGAGGCCGCGCTCGCCGATCCGGACCGGATCTTCGTCGCCGGCGACTTCGATGCAGACCGCCCCGGGCCAGAGCTCGTGCCGCTCGACTGCCGCCCCGGCGCGCCGTTCCAGTCGCCGGTCTGCGGTTCCATCGGAGGAGGGTGCGAGGCGATCGCCGCCGACGTGAACGCCGACGGCCACCTCGATATCGTCGCCACCGAGACGCAGCTGCCCGACATCACGGTCTACACCGGCGCCTCGGACGGCACGTTCTACACGCAGCGCGTCGCGACGCAGTGCCCGCCTCACTACCTCGCCGTCGGCGACTTCGACGGCGATCGGGTGAACGACATCGCCTACTTCGATCAGCAGGCGCGGCCTTCGTCTCCGCAGCCCTCCACCCGGCTCGACATCGCCTACGGCAACGCCTTCGCCGCGCCCTCCGCGCCGGCCGGGCACGGCCGCCTCGATCTCGCCAGCGGCCTCGTCGCGGGCCGCGTGCTCCAGGAGGCCACGGGCGTGCAGCTCTTCGCGCTGCGCGGCCTCCCGCGGCCGCCCGACGCGCCTGTGGGCTCCGGCTCCGGGCTCGCGCTCATCGAGGGGGGCCGCGATCGCCTCATCCGCGCGCCGTTCTACTTCGCCGCGCCTCCCGGAGCGCCGGGAGGCATGCCGCCTGGTCCTGGCATGCCGCCTGGTAGCGGCGCGTCGAGCTCCATCCTGCCCGTGAGGCTCCTCGCGGTCGCGGGCGGCATGTTCGCGACCGGGGCCGACGGCGAACCCCAGCAGCGCCTTGCCGCGATCACGGAGCTCGCCGTGGAGGGCGGGCCGGGGCCCGTGCCCGAAGGCACGCAGCTCTGGCTGATCTCCGTCTCGCCGGAGGGAGACAACCTGCGCGCCGAGGCGTCCGGCCGGCCCGGCGAGGGAGCGCCGCCGTGCGACGCGTGCGTGCTCGCGCCGATCGACACCGACGGCGACCGCCGCGACGAGCTCGTGTGGCTGAACGACGGCGAGCTCGCGATCTACGCGGCCGACGGCGAGAAGCTCGTCGAGGCGGCCCGGCAGGAGACGGCGCACGTGTTCAAGGCCATCGTCGAGGACGTGAACCCGCCGAAGTACGCGCCGCGCCCCCTCGTCGCGGATCTGGACGGCGACGGGCAGCAAGATCTCCTCGCGCGCGCGGACAGCGGCGAGATCGTCGCGCTCTGGGGCCGTGCCGGCGGGGGCTTCGACGAGACGGCGCTCGTCGCCCCGGAGCCCTGCGAGGGCGACAAGGTCTGCGCGGGCCTCGCCGTGGCGCTGCTCAACGCCGACGCCGACGTCGCGCTCGAGGTCGCCGTGGCCGGGCCCGGGCGGCTCGAGCTCTACGACCTCGACGCCGGCGCGCGGGCGCTTCGCCGTCTCGAGACCACCTTTCCCGGCCCTCCGCCGGAGGCTGGCAGCGATTTCGTCGCGCTGGTCGCGGGCGACGTCGACGGGGATGGCGTCGACGATCTCGCGGTGGCGATGAGCTCCGCGTTCCTGAAGGTGTTCCGCGGCAAGCCGGTGCTGCAATGA